The following are from one region of the Streptomyces decoyicus genome:
- a CDS encoding polymorphic toxin-type HINT domain-containing protein, whose product MLLTTSLVAGLLGTGPASAADINDDDLQLMRVLAVDSWIDGGPGIKEAAEQALLGGAQDIKTFLDQKDGIEFVDDYVDASRIFNAGGPAVREAAKTALKKSTSENPAALRAFLKDGWKAPLEEDQQVEVSRVINFGGNGVKDAGKAALKGTPEDRAKFLAEGQYTARETDNEVEVSQLVNSGGPAVKAAGKVALKGTPDDIVEFLEVGQFVARNRDQEHATIAQLTAQATLAGKRAKDATEKAQEASTRAIEASDLAKEAALKAARETNAAKNDSQRAAVKAKQAADAARAAAAASQTAISAANAANRSARIAAFAAAQTAAAAANAADAANDAYNASIAAAYNAGRAGEARDMAKKARAAATLARTSVEAAKEAGAASLAAGAAAKASRSASSNANAAADAADEANNYAEAAGVHSGEARAAAAETRRHANEADRAANAAEALARKSANAAEEAREAADSAATHADNAATAAEEAAKHAGESAKAAEQARKHAAAAKKAAEAAESAAATAKKVFTIAREAEAEDLTTRTAAAIERARSHAAQTASVTSASAADLVESRSLDTTAAELAAEAAKPGADTKTVAAKGRILALKALKICGPWHQQAAAAALSGPDDEVLEYLRTGWKKAAQDEIREQVSQLSTQSPYEVVRKGAAEALKGSDQQVSDFYTVGQYDVAVTDYAVRVSQINNAGGPGVKEASKAALANGKGKVLAAFISNGQYAALNADEQVIASKLVNNGGPEMKAAAKIALANSADQLHDFVQVGQYMSDRKDKLASTHIAQMQRLIAEASGVAAKARQNSWKAAEAAAKATDASDDAAKAAGEAKKSAKLAGQYADDADKAATSAENSAAQAATSAKTARNAANAADRDAADAESSAAQAEFSADYAHHSAYLATSAADDARASALDAGKSVKEANTLATQAWTEVQKKRESEVAEARRKAEEARKQQEKQKAKKPHCVSHTGNEIAGLLPCVISGGDVTPVIDPTLTAVVWEITGLNDLRECIKNPAFGACTAFAISVLPVGKVKLLKKLGEGVEDIAEGSRVAKKAKCFKCFLAGTEVLMADRSTKNIESVKAGDEVIATDPVSGRTGKRTVTDLIVTEHDKNFNELTIATPQGNRRLTATNEHPFWSPSQHAWTEAAHLRPGTTLRTVDGSTVTIKGNRPFSENARTYNLTVDNLHSYYVLAGETPVLVHNSGPCLDGVVDVWHEGTFASPGDSFQYHFNKHGAPVNVTPEKYLQDSKGWAERLAQPGGKAGLNAKRMPFDDGKFGVKYTDPNGGMGGIVGPDGKVVSFWYTDAH is encoded by the coding sequence CCCCGCGGCGCTGCGGGCGTTTTTGAAGGATGGCTGGAAGGCTCCGCTGGAGGAGGACCAGCAGGTCGAGGTCTCCCGGGTCATCAACTTCGGTGGCAACGGCGTCAAGGACGCCGGCAAGGCAGCCTTGAAGGGCACCCCCGAAGACCGTGCAAAGTTCCTCGCGGAGGGGCAGTACACGGCACGCGAGACGGACAACGAGGTCGAGGTCTCGCAGCTCGTCAACTCGGGCGGCCCGGCGGTCAAGGCGGCCGGAAAGGTCGCGCTCAAGGGCACGCCCGACGACATCGTCGAGTTTCTTGAGGTGGGGCAGTTCGTCGCGCGCAACCGCGACCAGGAACACGCCACCATCGCCCAGCTGACCGCGCAGGCCACCTTGGCCGGGAAGCGGGCCAAGGACGCGACGGAGAAGGCACAGGAAGCCTCCACACGTGCGATCGAGGCGTCGGATCTCGCCAAGGAAGCCGCCCTGAAGGCGGCACGGGAGACCAACGCCGCCAAGAACGACTCCCAGCGGGCGGCCGTCAAGGCCAAGCAGGCCGCCGACGCGGCCCGGGCCGCCGCCGCCGCGTCGCAGACGGCCATCAGCGCCGCCAACGCCGCCAACCGCTCGGCCCGTATCGCCGCCTTCGCAGCGGCGCAGACCGCCGCGGCAGCCGCCAACGCCGCCGACGCGGCCAATGATGCCTACAACGCCTCTATCGCGGCCGCGTACAACGCGGGCCGGGCGGGTGAAGCCAGGGACATGGCGAAGAAGGCCCGGGCAGCGGCCACCCTCGCAAGGACTTCCGTGGAGGCCGCCAAGGAGGCCGGCGCAGCCTCGCTGGCCGCGGGCGCAGCCGCGAAGGCTTCTCGCAGCGCCAGCAGCAACGCCAACGCCGCGGCGGACGCGGCCGATGAGGCCAACAATTACGCCGAGGCCGCAGGCGTCCACTCCGGTGAGGCCAGGGCGGCCGCCGCGGAGACCCGCCGCCACGCCAACGAGGCCGACCGTGCGGCCAACGCCGCCGAAGCCCTGGCACGCAAGTCCGCCAACGCCGCCGAAGAAGCACGTGAGGCGGCGGATTCCGCGGCCACGCATGCGGACAACGCCGCGACGGCCGCGGAGGAGGCCGCCAAGCACGCCGGTGAATCAGCCAAGGCGGCCGAACAGGCAAGAAAGCATGCGGCCGCGGCCAAGAAGGCGGCAGAGGCAGCCGAGTCGGCGGCAGCGACCGCCAAGAAGGTCTTCACCATCGCCCGCGAGGCCGAGGCGGAAGACCTCACCACCCGCACCGCTGCCGCCATCGAACGCGCCCGGTCCCACGCGGCACAGACCGCTTCTGTCACCTCCGCCTCCGCGGCGGATCTGGTCGAGTCCCGCTCCCTGGACACCACGGCAGCCGAACTGGCCGCCGAGGCCGCCAAGCCCGGCGCCGACACCAAGACGGTCGCGGCCAAGGGCCGCATCCTTGCCCTCAAGGCACTGAAGATCTGTGGCCCCTGGCACCAGCAGGCCGCCGCGGCAGCCCTGTCCGGCCCGGACGACGAGGTCCTGGAGTACCTGCGCACCGGATGGAAGAAGGCCGCTCAGGACGAGATCCGTGAGCAGGTCTCCCAGCTCAGCACGCAGAGCCCCTACGAGGTCGTGCGCAAGGGTGCTGCAGAAGCGCTCAAGGGCTCCGATCAGCAGGTCAGCGACTTCTACACGGTCGGTCAGTACGACGTGGCCGTCACCGACTACGCCGTGCGCGTCTCCCAGATCAACAACGCCGGCGGCCCCGGCGTGAAGGAGGCGTCCAAGGCCGCACTGGCCAACGGCAAGGGCAAGGTGCTCGCCGCGTTCATCAGCAACGGCCAGTATGCGGCGCTGAATGCCGACGAGCAGGTCATCGCCTCCAAGCTCGTCAACAACGGCGGCCCGGAGATGAAGGCCGCGGCCAAAATCGCCCTGGCGAATTCCGCCGACCAGCTGCACGACTTCGTCCAGGTCGGCCAGTACATGTCCGACCGCAAGGACAAACTCGCCAGCACCCACATCGCCCAGATGCAACGCCTGATCGCCGAAGCCTCCGGCGTGGCGGCCAAGGCCCGGCAGAACAGCTGGAAGGCGGCAGAAGCCGCCGCCAAGGCCACCGACGCTTCGGACGACGCCGCCAAGGCCGCGGGCGAGGCGAAGAAGTCCGCCAAGCTCGCGGGCCAGTACGCCGACGACGCCGACAAGGCCGCCACCAGCGCCGAGAACAGCGCCGCCCAGGCAGCCACGTCCGCAAAGACCGCACGCAACGCCGCCAACGCCGCCGACCGTGACGCCGCCGACGCCGAATCCTCCGCAGCCCAGGCGGAGTTCTCCGCCGACTACGCGCACCACTCGGCCTACCTCGCCACCTCGGCAGCCGACGACGCCCGTGCCTCCGCACTCGATGCAGGAAAGAGCGTCAAGGAAGCCAACACCCTCGCCACCCAGGCATGGACCGAGGTGCAGAAGAAGCGCGAGAGCGAGGTAGCCGAAGCACGCCGCAAGGCCGAAGAAGCCCGCAAGCAACAGGAGAAGCAGAAGGCCAAGAAGCCACACTGCGTCTCTCACACCGGCAACGAAATCGCCGGGCTCCTGCCCTGCGTCATCTCCGGCGGTGACGTCACTCCCGTCATCGACCCCACTCTTACCGCCGTGGTATGGGAAATCACCGGCCTCAACGACCTCAGGGAGTGCATCAAGAACCCCGCCTTCGGTGCATGCACCGCCTTCGCCATTTCCGTCCTCCCCGTCGGCAAGGTCAAGCTCCTCAAGAAGCTCGGCGAAGGCGTAGAAGACATCGCTGAAGGCTCACGGGTGGCGAAGAAGGCGAAGTGCTTCAAGTGCTTCCTCGCCGGCACCGAAGTGCTCATGGCGGATCGCTCGACGAAGAACATCGAGTCGGTGAAGGCCGGGGACGAGGTAATCGCCACCGACCCGGTCAGCGGCCGCACAGGGAAGCGGACTGTCACCGACCTCATCGTCACGGAACACGACAAGAACTTCAACGAACTCACCATCGCCACCCCCCAGGGCAACCGCCGCCTCACGGCCACCAACGAGCATCCCTTCTGGTCCCCCTCGCAGCACGCATGGACCGAAGCCGCCCACTTGCGTCCCGGCACGACACTGCGAACCGTCGACGGCAGCACAGTCACGATCAAGGGCAACCGCCCCTTCAGCGAAAACGCCAGAACGTACAACCTGACAGTCGATAACCTGCACAGTTACTATGTGCTCGCAGGCGAGACGCCGGTATTGGTTCACAATTCTGGGCCCTGCCTGGACGGCGTGGTGGATGTCTGGCATGAGGGTACTTTCGCCTCGCCCGGGGACAGTTTCCAGTACCACTTCAATAAGCACGGTGCGCCGGTGAACGTCACGCCCGAAAAGTACTTGCAGGATTCAAAGGGCTGGGCGGAGCGACTGGCCCAGCCAGGAGGCAAGGCGGGCTTGAACGCAAAGAGGATGCCTTTTGATGACGGCAAATTCGGCGTGAAGTATACCGATCCCAATGGCGGTATGGGTGGGATCGTCGGGCCAGATGGAAAAGTTGTGTCCTTCTGGTACACGGACGCCCACTAG